The proteins below come from a single Acidimicrobiia bacterium genomic window:
- the rpsG gene encoding 30S ribosomal protein S7 produces the protein MMRRAPAEVRKLEPDPIYQSVLVTQIINKVLLKGKKGAARRIVYTAMDTVEKRTGSDPLPVLKRAIDNIRPQMEVRTRRVGGSSYQVPVEVRARRAQTLSVRWLVEFARKRRENAMSDRLANEILDAANRTGLAVKRREDIHKMAESNKAFAHYRW, from the coding sequence CTGATGCGTAGGGCACCCGCAGAGGTTCGCAAACTCGAACCGGATCCGATTTACCAGTCGGTTCTCGTCACCCAGATCATCAACAAGGTGCTGCTGAAGGGCAAGAAGGGTGCGGCACGCCGCATCGTCTACACGGCCATGGACACCGTCGAAAAGCGGACCGGATCCGATCCTCTGCCTGTCCTCAAGCGCGCAATCGACAACATCCGGCCCCAGATGGAGGTCAGGACGAGGCGGGTAGGAGGATCGTCCTACCAGGTTCCGGTCGAGGTTCGCGCCCGTCGTGCACAGACACTCTCCGTTCGCTGGCTCGTTGAGTTCGCTCGCAAGAGGCGGGAGAACGCGATGTCCGATCGGCTTGCCAATGAAATCCTCGATGCCGCCAATCGCACCGGTTTGGCCGTGAAGCGGCGCGAGGACATCCACAAGATGGCCGAGTCCAACAAGGCCTTTGCCCACTATCGCTGGTAA
- the rpsL gene encoding 30S ribosomal protein S12 → MPTVQQLVRQGRKPKTKKMRTVGLAGSPQRRGVCTRVYTVTPKKPNSALRKVARVRLSSGMEVTAYIPGEGHNLQEHSIVLVRGGRVKDLPGVRYKVIRGALDAAGVDGRKQARSRYGAKKGS, encoded by the coding sequence GTGCCAACTGTGCAGCAACTGGTCCGACAGGGCCGGAAGCCGAAGACGAAGAAGATGCGAACCGTCGGCCTCGCCGGTTCACCTCAACGGCGCGGCGTGTGCACCCGCGTCTACACCGTGACCCCGAAGAAGCCGAACTCGGCCCTGCGGAAAGTCGCCCGTGTTCGCCTTTCGTCAGGGATGGAAGTCACCGCGTACATTCCTGGTGAAGGACACAACCTCCAGGAACACTCCATCGTCTTGGTCCGCGGCGGTCGTGTAAAGGACCTCCCCGGCGTGAGATACAAGGTCATTCGCGGGGCCCTCGACGCGGCAGGCGTCGACGGTCGCAAACAGGCGCGGTCCCGCTACGGCGCAAAGAAGGGCTCCTGA
- a CDS encoding sensor histidine kinase, translating into MTTTIEPGLLNLFRWYVGIRLGFLAVVVIGVNSDDPPSPPQFPGVGVALFGVLLVFLLVPWFAKATGRWFLPIAITLATVAPLGDAARTISGRLAAGSSPNDALADYWVLFFLLFVPFILIAWQYRYRWVVVFAIAASLAQLMMIASVFTAYEERLVAYNLDLEIVAIVVIGQGFLFAFVGFFVTKLMARQREATEELRLLTATTERLATERERTRLAREMHDTLAHTLTGTVVQLEAAEALWDTDETRAREHLERALADTRSGLAEARRAIENLRASPVENLGLGGALEWLAQDTTARSGITTTASVTVRDTSVSPTTEHTVYRIVEEAVANAVRHAAASHIAISAHIGDEIAVTVTDDGSGFDPGAVPAEGHHGLVGMLERASLAGGELTIDRSDSGGTAVRFVVASGGR; encoded by the coding sequence ATGACGACCACGATCGAACCGGGACTCCTGAATCTCTTCCGGTGGTATGTGGGCATTCGGCTCGGCTTCCTCGCAGTGGTCGTGATCGGCGTCAACTCAGATGATCCTCCTTCGCCCCCACAGTTCCCCGGCGTGGGGGTCGCCCTGTTCGGTGTCTTGCTCGTGTTCCTCTTGGTTCCCTGGTTCGCCAAAGCCACCGGCCGTTGGTTCCTTCCCATTGCGATCACGCTCGCCACCGTCGCGCCCCTCGGCGATGCGGCGCGAACGATCAGCGGGCGGCTTGCCGCGGGATCCTCACCGAACGATGCTCTCGCCGACTACTGGGTTCTCTTCTTCTTGCTGTTCGTCCCGTTCATCCTGATCGCATGGCAATACCGATACCGATGGGTGGTCGTGTTCGCGATCGCGGCATCCCTCGCTCAGCTGATGATGATCGCAAGCGTGTTCACGGCATACGAAGAACGACTGGTGGCATACAACCTCGACCTCGAGATCGTCGCCATCGTCGTCATCGGTCAAGGGTTCCTGTTCGCCTTCGTCGGGTTCTTCGTCACGAAACTGATGGCTCGACAGCGAGAAGCCACCGAAGAACTTCGGCTGCTCACCGCCACGACTGAACGCCTCGCCACCGAACGCGAACGCACGAGGCTTGCTCGCGAGATGCACGACACGCTCGCCCACACGCTGACCGGAACGGTTGTCCAGCTCGAGGCGGCCGAAGCACTGTGGGACACCGACGAGACGCGAGCCCGAGAGCATCTCGAGCGCGCCCTCGCGGACACGCGAAGCGGACTCGCCGAGGCTCGCAGGGCAATCGAGAACCTCCGTGCGTCACCAGTCGAGAACCTCGGACTCGGTGGCGCACTCGAGTGGCTTGCGCAGGACACAACCGCGAGATCGGGCATCACCACCACAGCATCCGTGACCGTTCGAGACACCTCCGTATCGCCAACGACCGAGCACACCGTCTATCGCATCGTTGAGGAAGCCGTTGCCAACGCGGTTCGCCACGCCGCGGCATCCCACATCGCGATCAGCGCCCACATCGGTGACGAGATCGCGGTGACCGTCACCGACGACGGGAGCGGCTTCGACCCGGGAGCCGTCCCCGCCGAGGGACACCACGGCCTCGTTGGCATGCTCGAGCGCGCGTCCCTTGCCGGGGGCGAACTCACGATCGACCGATCCGACAGCGGCGGTACGGCCGTGCGCTTCGTCGTAGCGAGCGGCGGACGATGA
- a CDS encoding response regulator transcription factor, whose amino-acid sequence MINILICDDQEVVREGLRSMLDIVPDFAVVSVTANGAEAVARVTNGDIDLVLMDLHMPIMNGVQAIREILRFAPETRILVLTTYADESWVLDAIRAGAAGYLLKDTPRQRLIDAIRGTIDGETHLDPAVAGGLLVRVANGSDDATQVASNLTDREREVLVLIGKGLSNAEIAERLFLSEGTVRNYVSMVLGKLGVHDRTQAAVLAVKHGLA is encoded by the coding sequence ATGATCAACATCTTGATCTGCGACGACCAGGAAGTCGTGCGGGAGGGTCTGCGCAGCATGCTCGACATCGTCCCGGACTTCGCGGTCGTCTCCGTCACGGCGAACGGCGCCGAAGCGGTCGCGCGGGTCACGAACGGAGACATCGACCTCGTGCTTATGGATCTCCACATGCCCATCATGAACGGTGTCCAGGCGATTCGCGAGATCCTCCGATTCGCACCCGAAACCCGCATCCTCGTCCTGACGACCTACGCGGATGAGAGTTGGGTCCTCGACGCTATCCGGGCCGGTGCTGCAGGCTATCTGCTCAAGGACACCCCGAGGCAGCGTCTCATCGACGCCATCCGGGGAACCATCGATGGTGAAACCCACCTTGATCCCGCCGTTGCAGGCGGGCTTCTCGTCCGTGTCGCCAACGGGTCGGACGACGCCACACAGGTCGCCTCGAACCTCACGGATCGCGAGCGTGAAGTCCTCGTCCTCATCGGCAAGGGCTTGTCGAACGCCGAGATCGCCGAGCGGCTCTTCCTGTCGGAAGGAACCGTCCGCAACTATGTCAGCATGGTGCTCGGCAAGCTCGGCGTCCACGACCGCACCCAGGCAGCCGTCCTCGCCGTCAAGCACGGTTTGGCCTAG
- the tuf gene encoding elongation factor Tu → MAKQKFERSKPHVNVGTMGHIDHGKTTLTAAITKVLAESGSGSSVFTAFEDIDKAPEERERGITIAIAHVEYETENRHYAHVDMPGHADYVKNMITGAAQVDGAILVVSAADGPMPQTREHVLLARQVGVPALVVFMNKVDQVDDDELLDLVELEVRELLSEYEFPGDEVPVVRGSALKALEGDASAAEAIVELMAAVDSYIEEPVRDTDKPFAMPVEDVFSITGRGTVVTGRIESGTLKVGDQVEIVGLRDSQTTTVTGIEMFRKLLDEGRAGDNVGLLLRGIGKDDVERGQVVAAPGSITPHTVFEANVYVLTKDEGGRHNPFFDGYRPQFYFRTTDVTGAVALPSGTEMVMPGDNTEMTVTLGKPIAMDEGLRFAIREGGRTVGAGRVTKIIE, encoded by the coding sequence ATGGCGAAGCAAAAGTTTGAGCGGTCGAAGCCGCATGTGAATGTTGGGACGATGGGTCATATTGATCATGGGAAGACGACGTTGACGGCTGCGATTACGAAGGTGTTGGCTGAGTCTGGGTCTGGGTCGTCTGTGTTTACGGCGTTTGAGGATATTGATAAGGCGCCTGAGGAGCGTGAGCGGGGGATCACGATTGCGATTGCTCATGTGGAGTATGAGACGGAGAATCGGCATTATGCGCATGTGGATATGCCGGGGCATGCGGATTATGTCAAGAACATGATTACGGGTGCTGCGCAGGTGGATGGGGCGATTTTGGTGGTGTCTGCTGCTGATGGTCCGATGCCTCAGACGCGTGAGCATGTGTTGTTGGCTCGTCAGGTTGGGGTGCCTGCGTTGGTGGTGTTTATGAACAAGGTTGATCAGGTTGATGACGATGAGTTGTTGGATCTGGTGGAGCTTGAGGTTCGTGAGTTGTTGTCTGAGTATGAGTTTCCTGGTGATGAGGTGCCGGTGGTGCGGGGTTCTGCGTTGAAGGCGTTGGAGGGGGATGCGTCTGCTGCTGAGGCGATTGTTGAGTTGATGGCTGCGGTGGATTCGTATATTGAAGAGCCGGTTCGTGATACGGATAAGCCGTTTGCGATGCCGGTTGAGGATGTGTTTTCGATTACGGGTCGTGGCACGGTGGTGACGGGCCGGATTGAGTCTGGGACGCTCAAGGTGGGGGATCAGGTTGAGATTGTTGGGTTGCGTGATTCGCAGACCACGACGGTGACGGGGATTGAGATGTTCCGTAAGTTGTTAGATGAGGGTCGTGCTGGTGACAATGTGGGGTTGTTGTTGCGTGGTATTGGCAAAGATGATGTTGAGCGTGGTCAGGTGGTGGCGGCTCCTGGTTCGATTACGCCCCATACGGTGTTTGAGGCCAATGTGTATGTGTTGACCAAAGATGAGGGTGGGCGTCACAATCCGTTCTTTGATGGGTATCGGCCCCAGTTTTATTTCCGTACAACGGATGTGACGGGTGCGGTTGCGTTGCCGTCTGGGACTGAGATGGTGATGCCTGGTGATAACACTGAGATGACGGTCACATTGGGGAAACCGATCGCGATGGATGAAGGGTTACGGTTCGCGATTCGTGAAGGTGGCCGCACGGTTGGTGCAGGCCGAGTCACCAAAATTATTGAGTAG
- the fusA gene encoding elongation factor G, producing MSRTIPLETIRNIGIMAHIDAGKTTTTERILFYTGRTHKIGEVHEGAAVMDWMEQEQERGITITSAATTTSWAGHTINIIDTPGHVDFTVEVERSLRVLDGAVAVFDAVSGVEPQSETVWRQADKYRVPRICFINKMDRVGADFFAATQSIIDRLGGNPVPIQIPIGAEADFFGVIDLIEMRAIVWEDEQGTGFSVVDIPEELVAKAEEWRTKMLDVVAAEDENLLEKYLSDDDLTPDEIRSVVRMGTINRDFVPVMLGTAFKNKGIQPLLDAVVAYLPSPADLPPMRGFSPGNEEDTRERKALDSEPFSALAFKIMSDPYVGKLTYLRVYSGTADKGDAVLNTTTGKKERFGRLLRMHAAKQEDIDEVMTGDIVAAVGLKNTKTGDTLSATSDPIQLESMSFPDPVISVAIEPKTKSDQDKLGTGLARLAEEDPTFNVHTDEETGQTIIEGMGELHLEVIVDRLFREFKVEANVGRPQVAYRETIKRPVNKIDAKFKRQTGGSGMYGHVVIDLEPLEPGAGFEFEDAVKGGNVPREFIPAVEKGMREALQGGILAGYPLVDVRARLIDGSSHSVDSNEMAFKIAGSMAIQDAAKAAGVKLLEPIMSLEVVTPEDYMGDVIGDISARRGKVESMETRGPSRVVNALVPLAEMFGYVGDLRSRTQGRANYTMQFHSYQEVPTQAAQEIVAKVRGE from the coding sequence ATGTCACGCACCATCCCACTCGAGACCATTCGCAACATCGGAATCATGGCCCACATCGACGCGGGCAAGACGACGACAACCGAGCGGATCCTCTTCTACACGGGACGCACCCACAAGATCGGGGAAGTACACGAGGGTGCGGCCGTCATGGACTGGATGGAGCAGGAACAAGAGCGCGGGATCACGATCACCTCGGCGGCGACAACCACCTCGTGGGCGGGCCACACCATCAACATCATCGACACGCCCGGCCATGTCGACTTCACCGTTGAAGTCGAGCGGTCACTTCGCGTGCTTGACGGTGCGGTTGCCGTCTTTGACGCCGTCTCCGGTGTCGAACCGCAGTCCGAGACCGTCTGGCGGCAAGCGGACAAGTACCGCGTCCCCCGGATCTGTTTCATCAACAAGATGGATCGTGTCGGTGCGGACTTCTTCGCTGCGACCCAATCGATCATCGACCGGCTTGGCGGCAACCCGGTCCCGATCCAGATCCCCATCGGCGCCGAGGCAGACTTCTTCGGAGTCATCGATCTCATCGAGATGCGAGCCATTGTCTGGGAGGACGAGCAGGGAACCGGTTTCAGCGTGGTTGACATCCCCGAGGAGCTCGTTGCCAAGGCGGAGGAATGGCGCACCAAGATGCTCGATGTCGTTGCCGCGGAGGATGAGAACCTCCTCGAGAAGTACCTCTCGGATGACGACCTGACCCCTGACGAGATCCGGTCGGTGGTTCGGATGGGGACCATCAACCGGGACTTCGTTCCGGTGATGCTCGGTACCGCGTTCAAGAACAAGGGAATCCAGCCATTGCTCGATGCCGTTGTTGCCTACCTTCCGTCACCGGCGGATCTGCCCCCGATGCGTGGGTTCAGCCCCGGCAACGAAGAGGACACCCGTGAGCGGAAGGCCCTCGACTCGGAACCCTTCTCGGCGCTTGCCTTCAAGATCATGTCGGATCCCTATGTCGGCAAGCTCACCTATCTCCGTGTGTACTCGGGGACGGCGGACAAGGGGGACGCGGTGCTCAACACCACGACGGGCAAGAAGGAGCGCTTCGGTCGCCTGTTGCGGATGCATGCAGCGAAGCAAGAGGACATCGACGAGGTCATGACCGGCGACATCGTCGCTGCGGTAGGGCTCAAGAACACCAAGACCGGCGACACCCTGTCGGCGACGAGCGACCCGATCCAGCTCGAGTCGATGTCGTTCCCGGATCCCGTCATCTCGGTCGCGATCGAACCGAAGACGAAGTCGGACCAGGACAAGCTCGGCACGGGTCTCGCGCGCCTCGCCGAGGAGGACCCGACCTTCAATGTCCACACCGACGAGGAAACCGGCCAGACCATCATCGAAGGCATGGGGGAGCTCCATCTCGAAGTGATCGTCGATCGCCTGTTCCGCGAGTTCAAGGTCGAGGCGAATGTCGGGCGTCCCCAGGTCGCCTACCGCGAGACCATCAAACGGCCGGTCAACAAGATCGATGCCAAGTTCAAGCGTCAGACCGGTGGCTCGGGTATGTACGGCCATGTCGTCATCGACCTTGAACCGCTCGAGCCGGGCGCAGGATTCGAGTTCGAGGATGCCGTCAAGGGCGGTAATGTGCCCCGCGAGTTCATCCCCGCCGTCGAAAAGGGCATGCGCGAAGCACTCCAGGGCGGGATCCTTGCCGGCTACCCCCTCGTGGATGTGCGGGCGAGGCTCATCGACGGATCGAGCCACAGCGTCGACTCCAACGAGATGGCGTTCAAGATCGCCGGATCGATGGCGATCCAGGATGCGGCGAAGGCTGCCGGCGTGAAGCTGCTCGAACCGATCATGTCGCTCGAAGTAGTGACGCCGGAGGACTACATGGGCGATGTCATCGGCGACATCTCCGCCCGCAGGGGAAAGGTCGAATCCATGGAGACCCGAGGCCCGTCACGGGTTGTCAATGCGCTCGTTCCGCTCGCCGAGATGTTCGGCTATGTGGGCGACCTGAGATCCCGCACGCAGGGCCGCGCGAATTACACGATGCAGTTCCACTCATATCAAGAAGTACCGACCCAAGCCGCACAAGAAATCGTGGCCAAAGTCAGAGGCGAATAG